One Aquarana catesbeiana isolate 2022-GZ linkage group LG04, ASM4218655v1, whole genome shotgun sequence genomic region harbors:
- the P2RY13 gene encoding P2Y purinoceptor 13 — MDSDMFNFSDSSSSSKNCTGGIRMERVVFPILYTVTFCLGVIMNSLSVCIFCKVPTNSVFIVYSKNTVAADIIMTLALPFKIVTDSEIAPWQVKVFVCRCSAVVFYSAMYVNIILLGLIGLDRFLKIVQPYKRRCMGRLSIAKRISLSVWIVIFGLSMPNMLLNNIKATPENVNRCSSLKTPLGMGWHKAISYISQLIFWSVLISMTVFYTIISKKVYESYVKSHSKDKAMRKNTKAKVFVVVIVFFLCFAPYHFTRVPYTFSQSGMITDCNIARKLFLTKESTLWIAATNVFMDPFIYVVLCKPFRKLIPGFSSPRDSSQETPINESTM, encoded by the coding sequence ATGGACTCTGACATGTTCAACTTTTCTGATAGCTCATCATCGTCCAAAAACTGTACAGGGGGCATCAGAATGGAACGAGTGGTCTTCCCCATTCTATACACAGTTACGTTCTGTCTTGGAGTTATCATGAACAGCCTATCTgtttgtattttttgcaaagtCCCTACTAACAGTGTTTTTATTGTATATTCTAAAAATACTGTGGCCGCTGATATAATTATGACACTGGCACTGCCTTTTAAGATAGTTACAGATTCAGAAATTGCACCATGGCAGGTGAAAGTCTTTGTCTGCCGTTGTTCTGCAGTAGTATTTTACTCGGCTATGTACGTCAATATAATACTTCTTGGACTCATAGGATTGGATCGCTTTCTTAAGATTGTACAACCATACAAAAGAAGATGCATGGGTCGGCTTAGTATAGCTAAAAGGATATCTTTGTCAGTGTGGATCGTCATATTTGGACTATCAATGCCTAACATGTTGCTAAACAACATAAAAGCAACACCTGAAAATGTTAACCGCTGTTCTAGCCTCAAGACTCCACTGGGCATGGGATGGCACAAAGCTATCAGTTACATCAGCCAATTGATTTTTTGGTCCGTTTTAATTTCCATGACAGTTTTTTATACAATAATAAGCAAAAAGGTTTATGAATCTTATGTAAAATCTCACAGTAAAGACAAAGCTATGAGAAAGAACACCAAAGCCAAAGTTTTTGTTGTAGTAATTGTATTTTTCCTGTGCTTTGCGCCCTACCATTTTACGAGGGTACCCTATACATTTAGCCAGAGTGGAATGATAACAGATTGTAACATTGCCAGAAAGTTATTCCTAACTAAAGAAAGTACTTTGTGGATTGCTGCCACCAATGTATTCATGGACCCATTCATCTATGTAGTTCTCTGTAAGCCATTTAGAAAACTCATACCTGGATTTAGCAGTCCAAGAGACTCAAGCCAGGAAACACCTATCAACGAGTCAACAATGTAG